A genomic stretch from Primulina huaijiensis isolate GDHJ02 chromosome 14, ASM1229523v2, whole genome shotgun sequence includes:
- the LOC140958100 gene encoding F-box/LRR-repeat protein At4g14103-like: MDESIQIDSNGDKKPRVDAADNDGGQDFISNMPESIISQILSLLPTKDALRTCVLSKDWEYKWTGIYNIYINDVDRFSLRSTRKTSVVNCVNRIFILSRNSNIRRFCLFCHQKYDTRRMITWISSALMRNVEELEIVYKYEGVVVPRCLFYCTRLTSLKLQMPCTFRPIQNWFSNLKVLYLAQVEILNEHAPNTNQLVFNFPILETFKLERCRWLNVTFVEIHAPSLTNFYVQKNSDLPEVDSFQIKISRAKLGKFEFHGSCLEKFDLSASSVFCASIDFHGYYQDIQAIRKNGLNGQLLLKKCSGLNHLQLSGAMVEAIVQSKQGSPLPRLNMVKHLEIFTSCSSEAFLEFLHSMPSLERVRLNVWLWDDYDYALVELIPSCILSHLKEVQFNGFKGEQRHVHMADFLLRNAGGLKKMSGLSRKKCEENQAEKNFWTRLKVAFRNGDFEVASSRKNMANMAEFERYFGS; this comes from the exons ATGGACGAAAGCATTCAGATTGATAGCAATGGAGATAAGAAACCTAGAGTGGATGCTGCGGACAACGATGGCGGCCAAGATTTTATTAGTAATATGCCGGAAAGTATTATTAGTCAAATTCTGTCCCTCCTCCCCACGAAGGATGCCCTGCGGACTTGTGTTTTGTCCAAGGATTGGGAGTACAAGTGGACTGGGATTTACAATATATACATAAATGACGTGGACCGTTTTTCGCTTAGATCGACTAGGAAGACAAGTGTTGTTAACTGTGTGAACAGAATTTTCATTCTTTCTCGGAATTCGAATATAAGGAGATTTTGCCTTTTCTGCCACCAGAAGTACGACACGCGTCGCATGATAACATGGATATCTTCTGCATTGATGAGGAACGTGGAAGAATTGGAAATAGTTTATAAGTATGAAGGTGTTGTTGTACCCCGTTGCCTTTTCTATTGCACCAGATTGACAAGCCTTAAGCTACAAATGCCTTGCACTTTCAGGCCAATCCAGAATTGGTTTTCCAACCTAAAAGTTCTTTATCTTGCTCAAGTTGAAATTCTAAACGAACATGCTCCCAATACTAACCAACTGGTGTTTAATTTTCCGATCTTGGAAACGTTTAAACTAGAGAGGTGTAGATGGTTGAATGTGACTTTTGTAGAAATCCATGCTCCATCCCTGACTAATTTCTATGTGCAAAAAAACTCGGATCTTCCTGAAGTAGATAGTTTCCAGATCAAGATTTCCAGAGCCAAGCTTGGGAAGTTTGAATTTCATGGCAGTTGTCTAGAGAAGTTTGATCTAAGTGCGTCTTCTGTCTTTTGTGCATCAATTGATTTTCATGGATATTATCAGGATATTCAAGCAATTAGAAAAAATGGATTGAATGGTCAGCTCTTATTGAAAAAATGCTCTGGCTTAAATCATCTTCAACTATCAGGTGCTATGGTGGAG GCGATCGTCCAATCAAAACAGGGGTCTCCACTCCCTAGATTGAATATGGTGAAACATCTAGAAATTTTTACATCATGCAGCAGCGAAGCTTTTCTGGAGTTTCTTCATTCAATGCCATCTCTTGAACGCGTAAGGTTAAATGTG TGGTTGTGGGACGATTACGATTACGCTTTAGTCGAGCTGATTCCTTCCTGTATTTTGTCACATCTTAAAGAAGTTCAGTTTAATGGGTTCAAGGGAGAGCAACGACATGTTCATATGGCGGATTTTTTGTTGAGAAACGCCGGAGGGCTGAAGAAAATGTCGGGGTTGTCGAGAAAGAAATGTGAAGAGAATCAAGCTGAAAAGAATTTTTGGACTAGACTGAAGGTGGCATTTAGGAATGGTGATTTTGAGGTTGCTTCTTCGAGAAAAAATATGGCAAATATGGCAGAGTTTGAACGTTACTTCGGGTCTTAG
- the LOC140957647 gene encoding uncharacterized protein produces MLKRLEICSQCDSGAFLEFLRLTPSIEWIKLSMLPWTDYDYDLVESMPSCIVSHVKEVEFDGFNGEQAHVHLADFLLKNAAELKKIVGLSRRRSEESEVESLFWARLKRAFANGDLEVDSSVKNMADFESLFG; encoded by the exons ATGCTGAAACGACTAGAAATTTGTTCACAATGCGACAGTGGAGCATTTCTGGAGTTTCTTCGTTTGACGCCATCTATTGAATGGATCAAATTAAGTATG TTGCCATGGACTGACTATGATTATGACTTAGTGGAATCGATGCCATCTTGCATTGTGTCTCACGTTAAGGAAGTTGAGTTTGATGGGTTTAATGGGGAGCAGGCACATGTTCATCTGGCggattttttgttgaaaaatgcCGCAGAGCTGAAGAAAATAGTCGGGCTCTCGAGGAGGAGATCTGAAGAGAGTGAAGTTGAAAGTCTGTTTTGGGCAAGACTGAAGAGGGCGTTTGCGAATGGTGATCTTGAGGTGGATTCTTCGGTGAAAAATATGGCCGATTTTGAAAGTTTGTTTGGATGA